The genomic region CCAAAGCATAGAATAATATTTCTATGCCGCCGCAGCACAGGATCGCCGCAACGCCATCACACAGTTTTGCGTCGCGCAGGGGAACCGCATTGTTGTCGCAAGAGTTTGTTCCCAGCGGTTCCGCGTCGCGCAGTTTTATGTTCTGAGCGTTTACCCTTGCGGTTCTGTGCCGCCATAAGATTCCGCGGAATTCCGCCTGAAAATCCCGTCGAAAAACTTCACATTCCTGCAAAATGCAGGAATGTGAAATAATTTGCTTACAAGCAGCCTTATGCTGCATGCCCCGGCCATCTTCTATCTCTCTTTTACGGTTTTCCACATGGCACGCTTTTTGCTAAACACCGCTTGCCGCACAAGCGGAATTTTTATTTATCATGGAGGAATGATAAAAAGCTTCGTCTGAAATATCGCCGTCGCTGAAGTCCGGAGACGAAAAACGCCGACGCGTTTTTCTTTTATGGGAGACACTTGCGATTTCTGCGCGGGGAACTTCGCGCTTTGCGCTCGTTGCAAGTCGCGCATTGCTCGAAATCGCAGCGTTCTTATCTCGAGTTTGAGCGGATGTTTGCGGAAGATATGTATACGTATTGTTTTGATGAAAATCGAATGAATACGATACACCTTATTTCACAAACTCGATTATTTATTGCGCTTTCTCAACTGATGTTTGCGAAAGCGCCGAAAAAACTTTTTCGGAAATTGAAATTTCCTGCAAAAGTTTTTATGGGAGGAAAATATGGATTGGAACGAGATTGACAGCCTTCCCTGTAAGATCAACGGAGGCCTTTTAAGTTATGAAGATGCGGTGTGGAAACTGCTTACGGACGTTTATAAAAATCCTCACCGCTTTACAGGACGCTACCTTGGCGAGGATACGAAAAGCGATTTTGTAATTAACATTCAGCCTAAAATAAAAAAGCTCATCGCTCGTTACAATCCGGACACATGCCCTTTTTCCGCATACTTTACAAATTACGTGTCCAATGCGTTTTATTCGTGGCAGAGAAGCCGGATAAAAGAAAGCTACGGCATGGAAGTTTTGGATTCAAGCTCAATACAGTTATATGAAGACTCCTGCATAAAATATGCCGAACAGGAATATTCAGGATTATACGAAGCGGCTTCGCCTGCGCAAACATATTCTGCAGAAAAGCCCGCAAAACTCACGAAGATTTCGCAAGGCAAATATAATCCGAATAAAATCGACGAAGCTTTTCAGTTAAAAAAAATCAATATGCCGCTTCGGGATTTGCCGCCGTCGGGGGACTTGTCGTCAACGAAGTATGCGGCCGGAGGAAATAAACTTTTATTGAAATGGCCTCAAAAGTCTTTTAATCAAAAAAAGATGATGATAATCGCCTTAAAAGCCTGTTACTATATACACGACACTCAACTTCCGGAACTGAGCGCCGTATGCGGCTGCACGCAGGATTTTTTAGAAGAAAAACTCAGCTTGCTGAGGGATTCTCTATATAAAAAAGCGGAAATCAGGGAGAACTTTATCCGCAGGCGCGATAACGCATATTTTTTTCATAAAAAATACGCCATTGAAATTCAAAAACTTGAAAACGGCAGTCCCTTGCAAAAAGAAGCGTATAAAAAATATCTGCACCACACAGCCTGCTGGAAACTCAAAAACCGTATGCTTCGAAACAACCGCTACAAAGTATGCCCGAGCAATAAGATGATCGCCGACATGATAGGCATTTCGGAAAGGCAGGTAAGCTATTACATAGCCGCGGCAAAATACGGATGTGATTCGCTTACCGACATAGTAAAACGGAGAGGGCGCGGATAAAAGGTTTCAAGCTAAAACTGGACATAAAAAAAATTTTTCTATAATATGAATGTCGAGTTTTGAAAGTAAGACATAATAACTTTCGGCGAGAACACCGTCCGCTTAGCCGCGGTCGAGCTTTTAGGGTAGAATTCTGTAAGCATAACGCTCGAAGCGTCACGCGGCCGGAACCTCGCCTTGAATATCTAGTTTTCAAAACACGTCATTTTGCCGTTTTATTGAACAACAAAAGATTTGGAAAAAAATGAAAATTTATCTTGCCACGGGAAACCTGAACAAAAAAAAAGAAATGTCCGAAATCCTTACGGACTTTACGGTTGTCATCCCTTCCGACGAAGGCATTAATTTCGATCCTGAAGAAACGGGCACGACTTTTTATGAAAACAGCCTGATAAAGGCGCGCGCGCTGTGGGAAATAGTTCGCTGTCCTGTGATTGCGGACGATTCGGGCATATGCGTAGACGCTTTAAACGGGATACCGGGAGTATATTCTTCCAGGTACGCCGGCCCGGATTTTCCGTGCGGAAGGCCCGACAAGACAAAAATACCTCAAGCGGAACAGAACAGGCTTCTAATAGAACAGACAAACGAGGCTCTAAAAATTCCAAACGGCAAACTGCACGGCGAGAACGGGCATTTCGACAAGTCGTACGACGAGCGTTCATGCCGTTACGTTTGCTCGATGGTTCTGTTTTTGTCAAAAGACCGATTTTTCGTAGCGCAAGAAACCATGGAAGGCAGCCTTGTAAAAGACATATCCGAATCGGCAGGAACCGGCGGCTTCGGCTACGATCCCATATTCTTTCTACCCCAATACGGCTGTACTGCGGCGGAACTTACGGCAGAACAAAAAAACGCAATTTCGCATCGCGGTAAGGCCGTGCAAGCCGTAAAAAAAATATTCCCCTTATTTTAGAAAAAATAAAAATTTAATGTTAAAGTTTTTCCTCCTTCTTTCCGACAATAAACAAGAATAACTATGCGGTAAAATTTTAGATAATTTTCAGCAATTATTCACGTGAAAATGCGTCGATTAAACAATCGTAAAACACTTTCACAAAGACGGCATGGACGCCGTTTTATAAACATATTCCAAGGAGGAATATCTATGGTCATCAATCACAACATGTCAGCGCTGTATGCTAACCGTCAGTTAGGAATTACAGGTCTTGGTCTTGCAAAAGACATGGAAAAATTGTCTTCAGGCGAAAGGATAAACCGCGCCGGCGACGATGCTTCAGGTCTTGCAGTTTCGGAAAAAATGCGCAGTCAAATCCGCGGTTTAAATCAAGCTGCACAGAATGCTCAAAACGGGATCAGTTTTATTCAGACGACGGAAGGCTATCTTCAGGAAACAACGGACATAATGCAGCGTATCCGTGAACTTGCAGTACAAGCTTCAAACGGTATTTATTCCGACGAAGACCGCATGCAGATTCAGGTCGAAGTATCCGCTCTCGTTTCTGAAGTTGACCGCATAGCAAGTTCCGCGCAGTTTAACGGAATGAATATGCTGACAGGACGTTTTGCACGGCCTACGGGAGAGAACGCAGTTACCGCATCAATGTGGTTCCACATAGGATCCAATATGGATCAGCGCATGCAAATGTTCATCGGTACAATGACAGCAGACGCACTGGGAATCCGTGAAATAGGTACTGAAAGAAAAATCTCTCTGCAGGAGCCGGATGAGGCCAACCGCGTAATAGGAACTATTGATGAAGCTCTCAAGCGCATCAATAAACAGCGTGCAGATCTGGGCGCATACCAGAACCGTATGGAAATGACCGTCAAAGGCTTGAATGTTTCTGCAGAAAACCTGCAGGCTTCCGAATCCCGCATACGCGATACGGACATGGCTCGCCAGATGGTCGAATTCACAAAGAATTCCGTATTGCAGCAGGCAGGCACTGCCATGCTGGCACAGGCAAACACACAGTCACAGAATGTCTTGTCATTGCTGAGATAGTGTACTATAATCTTCTTGGGTATTTGGCAGGAATTGCAAATACCCAAGAGAGCGCGGTGTTTCTTCAAAAGCTTTTCTTAAACTTATCACCGTAACTATTGATTTTTTAACGTGTTTTCAGACACGTTTTGTTCTTTGAAATTTTATCCTTTATGTGCTTGTGGCCGCAGAGATCGTAATCTGTTTTAACGGTTTACGATCTCTGCGGTAAGGGTCTGAAACTGTTCCGGGGGCGCGATAACCGGAGCAGCCCGCACACGCAGAAACCGAAACAAGATGCTTCGGTTTTTTAACATGGAGGGTATAACATGGTTATTAATCACAATATGAGTGCTATGTATGCTAACCGCACCTTAGGCGTTTCATACAACGAGATTTCGGGCAACATAGAAAAACTCAGCTCCGGTGAGAAAATTAATAGAGCCGGCGACGACGCTTCTGGGCTTGCAGTATCCGAAAAGATGCGCAGCCAGATCCGCGGTTTGAACCAGGCAAGTCGGAACATCTCCAACGGTGTTTCTTTTATTCAGGCAACGGAAGGATATTTGCAGGAAACTACAGATATTCTTCAGAGAATACGAGAGCTTGCCGTTCAATCTGCAAACGGTATTTATTCCGATGAAGACCGCATGCAAATTCAGGTGGAAGTATCACAGCTTGTATCTGAAGTAGACCGCATAGCAAGTCAGGCTCAATTTAACGGAATGAATATTCTTACGGGAAGTTTTGCTTCCGATTCGGCTTCCGGCCGGATCATGCAGTTCCAAATCGGAGCAAATGTGGATCAGAATGCGCGTGTTTTCATCGGTACTATGACGGCACAGGCTTTAGGGCTTAAAGGCGTTCAGGGTGCTGACGGCGGAATAAGCATTTCGACACCGGATATGGCCAATATGGCGATCAATTCCGTAGACCAGGCTTTGCTGATAGTTTCAAAACAGCGAGCCGACCTCGGTGCATATCAGAATCGCTTTGAAATGGCTGCAAACGGCGTAAACGTAGCTGCCGAAAATCTTCAGGCGGCCGAATCGCTTATCCGTGACACTGACATGGCTTCTGAAATGGTAAATTTTGCAAAAAACCAGATTCTCACACAATCCGGTACTGCAATGCTCGCACAGGCAAATTCCCAGTCACAGAGTGTACTGGCTTTGCTGAGATAAATCGTAAAGCGGTTAAAGAAACTTCTGGATGTCGTTTTTTTGACAGCAATACGTGGACCAGATGGGTGCGCCCCCATCCGGTTCTTCTTTCAGGAGGAAAGAGCCCATGAATACAATAAGTAACATAGGGCAAAGTTTGGCAAAGGAAGGCCGTATAAACTATAATCCTGCATCGATCGCAAAGGCAATGCCTATAGAAAACATTACGGTCGGAGCTTCAAAAGTTATCGACAATATTGTCGAAAACAATGCCAACATAGAAAAAGACGTCCAGCAGCTTCAAAGGCTGTCGGATATGGTTATGGGACGCAAGCTGCAATTCAACGTAAACAATGAATTGGGCAGCGTCATTATTAAGATAGTAGATCCTAATACGGAGCAAGTTATTAAGGAGATACCGTCTGCAGATATACAAAAACTTAAAATCAGAATCAGAAAAGCCATAGGGCTTTTATTTGATGAAATGATTTAAGTGCGTTCTGGCTGCAGAAAAAGACTAAACTATGGCCGGAATAAACATACCTGGTATATCGGATCAGTATAAGACAAACGATCTTGTAGAAAGCCTTATGAAAGTCGAGAGGATCCCTCTTACAAGAGAGAAGGAGAATCTCGACAATTATAAGGAACAGCAAAGCGCATGGCGGAGCGTTAATTCCGACATGTCTTCTCTGCGCAGCAGCGTAAAATCGCTGTATTCCTTCGATAATCCCTTTAACAATAAACTCACGTCCTCCACCGATGAATATGCAGTAACGGCAACTGCGAATCGCGACGCGGAATACGAATCGTTTAAAATCGATGTGATCGCTCCCGCTACGGCCGACAGGTTTATGTCTTCCGAAATCGCTAAAGACTACATAGTTCCCGGCGGAAAATACACGTTTACGGTAAACGATAAAAAAATTTCTTTTAAATGGAACGGAGGAAAAATTTCGGACTTTGTTTCTTCACTGAACAAAAGAGGAAACTCCGTTATAAAGGCCGATACGGTAGGCATGAACAACGGCAAAATTTCGCTTTTAATAGAGTCCCTAAAAACAGGCGCGGTAAATCATTTGGAATTTAACGACGACGCCTTAAAATTTGCAAAATCCGTAAACATAATAGGACCTGTAAAACCCGAAGCTACGCTGTTCGGAAAGCAAAACAACGAACTGAAAGATGTGGGAACATTGAACGTGCCGCTCGAAGAGCAGGAAGGTTTGCCCGATATTTCAAACAAAAAAGTTTACGCGGGCGAAAAAGGAACTACGGTTCCTCCCCGAAGCGGATTTTCCGTAGAGCTTCCTCAAAAATTTAAAGCCGATTCAGTCATCGCTTTTACAGTGGAAACGACGCCCGTAGTCGATGTTACAATCGAAATAAATGAAAATTTAAGCAGACCTTCACTGCCCGACGCAGGCGAAGCGGAATTTCAAGGTATTACGGTGCAAAATGAACCGTCAGAGACCGCCCTGCCCTCTCCGGAGTTTAAGGGCCCTATAGAGCCCGTGGAAAACCGAAATTTCGTATATGTTCGTCTTGCAGACGGAACCGAGCGGCTTGCCGACAAAATATCCTTATCCACCGATGAAAACACCGGTTTGTTGTCCGTTTCGTTAAATTCTGCAGATTATCAGGGCGTAGAAGCCATCGTGATACGAAACAGAAATACGGGACAGGAACTTATCGTTTCGCCGTTTTCAGTCTATGAGCGCAAAACCGCATCCGGTTTTGCGCCTTTAAACGCGGTTTCTACTGCAGGGGATGCGGAAATAAAATATGAGGGAATAACCATCCGCAGAGCGGAAAATTCCATTGACGACGTAGTTCCCAACGTCACCCTCAACATAAAAAATCCGACAAAGGAAACTGCGATTATCACCGTAAAACCCGACAAAGATGCTGCAAAAAACGCGCTCATAGAGTTCGTAGGCAAATACAATAAGACTATAGCCGACATAAACATACTTTCACAAAACAAGCCTGAAATAATCGACGAGTTGGAATATCTGACGGACAGCGAAAAAGAAGAAAAACAAAAACGGCTCGGCCTATTTTTCAGCGATTTTTCGCTTGCAAACGTTAAAAACCAACTGCAGACTATAATTTCTTCTCAGTACAGGTACTCCGAAACGGCGGAAATCACTATGCTGGATCAGATCGGCATTTCAACAAACGCAGCGGGCGGCGCTACCGGTTATTCTCCGGGAAGGCTCCGCGGTTACCTTGAAATCGACGAAAAAAAATTGGACAACAATATCGAAAACAATCTTGAATCGATAAAAAGCATTTTCGGCTACGATACGGACGGCGACCTCATAGTCGACTCGGGCATAGGCTACGCTTTAGACCGTCAACTTACCGCTTACGTACAATCCGGCGGCATACTCGCAAATAAAACAAGTTCGCTCGACAGACAAATAAAATCCTCCGAAACAAAGATCGCCCGCCTTGAAACTCAATTAAACGCAAAGGAATCGGAGTTAAAGCAAAAATACGGACAGATGGAAAGCTCTCTAAACAGCCTTGAAAATCAGCAGCGGAGCATATCAAATTTTTCGAATAGTATGAACAAAAACAGATCTCAATAGAGTAAATAAAGGCAGGTAAAATGGATTTTTATATAAACGGCAAATTGATCGACGTGACTCTTGAAGACGAAAAGACGGTGGGAGACGTTTTACGCTCCTTTGCAAAAACCTGCGAAGAAAACAAGGCCGCCACGGTAGCGATAAACCTTGACGGCAAAAATATTCCGGCGGAAAATTTTGACGAAATCGCCGTGCAGCCTTTAAAACCCGATACGAGACTTGAATTAACCGTAATTTCAGAATATGATGTTATAGAATCTTTATCGTCTTTAAAAAAGCCGTTCACAGACATGCAAAAGGACATAATGGAAATTCCTGTGCTCTTGCAAAAGGGAGAAGATCCTAAAGCGCATAAGATAATAACCGCGCTTGCAGACCTAATAGATCAATTTTGCCACGCGGCAAGTTTTTCCGCCCTTTTTCCGGAGAGATTTAAGGTGTTTAAGATCGGTACGAAAACTCTGCAAGATTTTTTTGAAGATTTCTCTAAAATTTTAGGCGATTTTAAAAATGCACTTGAAGCGAAAGACACCGTCACGATAGGGGATATTGCGGAATATGAAATTTGTCCAAGGATCGCAGATATGGCGGAAGCCTTGAGCGCAATTCAATAGGAGCCACATGAATAATTGGGCTGCAGTACCTGGCTCGCCTTTGCTCGCGCGCCAGAACGTTACGCAATGGGCAGGTGTTATTTTTCTCGGTCTGGCTGTTATCGGCCTTTTGCTTTTGCTCGCCGTGTTATTACGGATTTTAAAAAGTCATTCATCGCCCGAATGGGCTTCAAAACAGCAAAACACGCCCACAAAGCTCAAAAATGTAAACGCCGTCGTTCTTAAATACGGCCTCTCAAAAGATGAAAAAAATTTATTGTGGGACATATGCCGCGTACAATCCGCACCGAACATCGAATACCTCATACACTCTCCTGAAAAACTCACGGACTTATTCAAAAAACACTATTCATATCTTAAAGAAAAAAAAGCCGGAGAAAAAGAAATAGCGCTG from Treponema parvum harbors:
- a CDS encoding non-canonical purine NTP pyrophosphatase; its protein translation is MKIYLATGNLNKKKEMSEILTDFTVVIPSDEGINFDPEETGTTFYENSLIKARALWEIVRCPVIADDSGICVDALNGIPGVYSSRYAGPDFPCGRPDKTKIPQAEQNRLLIEQTNEALKIPNGKLHGENGHFDKSYDERSCRYVCSMVLFLSKDRFFVAQETMEGSLVKDISESAGTGGFGYDPIFFLPQYGCTAAELTAEQKNAISHRGKAVQAVKKIFPLF
- a CDS encoding flagellin produces the protein MVINHNMSALYANRQLGITGLGLAKDMEKLSSGERINRAGDDASGLAVSEKMRSQIRGLNQAAQNAQNGISFIQTTEGYLQETTDIMQRIRELAVQASNGIYSDEDRMQIQVEVSALVSEVDRIASSAQFNGMNMLTGRFARPTGENAVTASMWFHIGSNMDQRMQMFIGTMTADALGIREIGTERKISLQEPDEANRVIGTIDEALKRINKQRADLGAYQNRMEMTVKGLNVSAENLQASESRIRDTDMARQMVEFTKNSVLQQAGTAMLAQANTQSQNVLSLLR
- a CDS encoding flagellin, whose product is MVINHNMSAMYANRTLGVSYNEISGNIEKLSSGEKINRAGDDASGLAVSEKMRSQIRGLNQASRNISNGVSFIQATEGYLQETTDILQRIRELAVQSANGIYSDEDRMQIQVEVSQLVSEVDRIASQAQFNGMNILTGSFASDSASGRIMQFQIGANVDQNARVFIGTMTAQALGLKGVQGADGGISISTPDMANMAINSVDQALLIVSKQRADLGAYQNRFEMAANGVNVAAENLQAAESLIRDTDMASEMVNFAKNQILTQSGTAMLAQANSQSQSVLALLR
- a CDS encoding flagellar protein FlaG, with the translated sequence MNTISNIGQSLAKEGRINYNPASIAKAMPIENITVGASKVIDNIVENNANIEKDVQQLQRLSDMVMGRKLQFNVNNELGSVIIKIVDPNTEQVIKEIPSADIQKLKIRIRKAIGLLFDEMI
- the fliD gene encoding flagellar filament capping protein FliD translates to MAGINIPGISDQYKTNDLVESLMKVERIPLTREKENLDNYKEQQSAWRSVNSDMSSLRSSVKSLYSFDNPFNNKLTSSTDEYAVTATANRDAEYESFKIDVIAPATADRFMSSEIAKDYIVPGGKYTFTVNDKKISFKWNGGKISDFVSSLNKRGNSVIKADTVGMNNGKISLLIESLKTGAVNHLEFNDDALKFAKSVNIIGPVKPEATLFGKQNNELKDVGTLNVPLEEQEGLPDISNKKVYAGEKGTTVPPRSGFSVELPQKFKADSVIAFTVETTPVVDVTIEINENLSRPSLPDAGEAEFQGITVQNEPSETALPSPEFKGPIEPVENRNFVYVRLADGTERLADKISLSTDENTGLLSVSLNSADYQGVEAIVIRNRNTGQELIVSPFSVYERKTASGFAPLNAVSTAGDAEIKYEGITIRRAENSIDDVVPNVTLNIKNPTKETAIITVKPDKDAAKNALIEFVGKYNKTIADINILSQNKPEIIDELEYLTDSEKEEKQKRLGLFFSDFSLANVKNQLQTIISSQYRYSETAEITMLDQIGISTNAAGGATGYSPGRLRGYLEIDEKKLDNNIENNLESIKSIFGYDTDGDLIVDSGIGYALDRQLTAYVQSGGILANKTSSLDRQIKSSETKIARLETQLNAKESELKQKYGQMESSLNSLENQQRSISNFSNSMNKNRSQ